ACGAAGAAGCCCTTGCATCTGTCTGCCGAACCGTGTGCGGGCCATCGGTTACAATATGTTGGGACCGCGGCGACCCTGGCCCGCGGCCTTAAGCCGTTCTAGGATCGACGGCGAGGCTTGCGTGCCATCAACAGGAGATCCGTCACTTCACGGACGGCGCCGAATCCGCCGGCCTTTTGAGTCACCCAGTCCACCCGCTTCTTCACCTCCGGATGGGCGTTTGGAACGGCTATGGAAAGGCCGACCCGTTCCAGAACCGGAAGATCAATCACATCATCGCCGATATAGGCCATTTGAGAGTCCCGGAGGCCGTACTTGCGAAGGAGTTCGTCGTATATTTTGATCTTGTCCAGCACGCGTTGATGAACCTCCGTGATCCCCAACTCCCGGGCGCGATAGTCCACGATGGTCGATCGCCGTCCCGTGATGATCCCAACCCGCACGCCCGCTTTTCGGATCAAATGAATGCCGGAACCGTCGTAGATGTTGAAGGCCTTCGTCTCCCGCCCGTCCGCATCGATGTAGATGGTGCCGTCGGTCATGACCCCGTCAACATCCAGCAACAGAAATTGAATCCGCCCGGCCTTTTCGATAATCCCTTTTGCAATCTTCATCGGGGCCGACCCAATCAATCCGAGTGAATCGAACGCGTTAAACCACGCCGGCCTTTAATAGATCATGCAGATGGAGCACGCCGAGGACTTTGCGTCGGGCGTCCACCACGACCAAGGATGTGATCGAATGCTGTTCCATAATCTGAACGGCCTTGGCCGCCAGCGCGGTCGGGCCGATGACCTTGGGTTTCCGCGTCATCACGTCGCTTGCTTTCAGGCGCATAGGACTTCGGTCACGTTCCAGAAGCCTGCGGAGATCGCCGTCCGTCACGATGCCCGAAAGCGCTCCTCGGGAGTTGACCACCGTGGTCATGCCCAGCTTTTTCGAGGTCATTTCGACGATGACGTCCTTCAAGGGCGTTTTT
Above is a window of Nitrospiria bacterium DNA encoding:
- a CDS encoding HAD-IIIA family hydrolase, whose translation is MKIAKGIIEKAGRIQFLLLDVDGVMTDGTIYIDADGRETKAFNIYDGSGIHLIRKAGVRVGIITGRRSTIVDYRARELGITEVHQRVLDKIKIYDELLRKYGLRDSQMAYIGDDVIDLPVLERVGLSIAVPNAHPEVKKRVDWVTQKAGGFGAVREVTDLLLMARKPRRRS